The Anderseniella sp. Alg231-50 genome has a segment encoding these proteins:
- the sfsA gene encoding DNA/RNA nuclease SfsA yields MKISDKPLLRGTLIKRYKRFLTDVTLDTGEIVTASCPNTGSMMGLLDPGNPVWLSVSDSKTRKYKHTWEMVEAVNAGGETARVGLNTGLPNKLVEEAITAGRIPELTGYGTLKREQKYGKNSRIDLLLSDENKPSCYVEVKNVTLSRTAGMAEFPDAVTSRGAKHLDELADMVREGHRAIMVYLIQRSDAKSFSLARDIDPFYFETWAKATKSGVESIAMACTMGDDAISCDTAIEIESVS; encoded by the coding sequence ATGAAAATATCAGACAAGCCACTGCTGCGCGGCACCCTGATCAAGCGCTACAAGAGGTTTCTGACCGATGTTACACTGGACACAGGCGAAATCGTCACGGCCAGCTGTCCGAACACCGGCTCGATGATGGGTTTGCTGGACCCGGGCAATCCGGTCTGGCTGTCAGTGTCCGACAGCAAGACCCGTAAATACAAGCACACATGGGAAATGGTCGAGGCCGTCAACGCCGGCGGCGAAACAGCCCGTGTCGGTCTCAACACCGGTTTGCCCAACAAGCTGGTCGAAGAAGCCATCACTGCCGGGCGTATTCCTGAGCTGACCGGCTACGGTACCCTCAAGCGCGAACAGAAATACGGCAAGAACAGCCGCATCGACCTTCTGCTGTCAGATGAGAACAAGCCGTCATGCTATGTGGAGGTCAAGAACGTCACCTTGTCCCGCACAGCAGGAATGGCCGAGTTTCCGGATGCGGTTACATCGCGCGGTGCCAAACACCTTGATGAACTGGCAGACATGGTACGCGAAGGACATCGCGCGATAATGGTCTATCTGATCCAGCGCAGCGATGCGAAAAGCTTCTCGCTGGCCCGAGATATCGATCCGTTTTACTTTGAAACCTGGGCCAAAGCGACTAAATCAGGTGTTGAGAGTATCGCAATGGCTTGCACCATGGGCGATGATGCGATTTCATGTGATACAGCAATCGAAATTGAAAGTGTGTCCTGA
- the map gene encoding type I methionyl aminopeptidase: protein MQTTYVEATAAPLVNNGQVKLHGPEDFEGMRKAGRLAAEALDLLVPMVQPGVTTEELDRAALTFARDNGATPAPLYYRGFPKSICTSINHVVCHGIPGPRALKEGEVVNIDITLIVDGWHGDSSRMYPVGTINRRAERLIEITYECLMRGLAVIRPGAHTGDIGQAIQTYAEGERCSVVRDFCGHGLGRLFHDMPNILHYGRKGEGIELREGMFFTVEPMINLGRPQVKVLSDGWTAVTRDRSLSAQFEHTIGITADGCEIFTLSPQGYHCPPHKT from the coding sequence ATGCAAACCACGTATGTAGAAGCAACAGCCGCTCCCCTGGTCAACAATGGCCAGGTGAAGCTGCACGGCCCGGAAGACTTTGAAGGCATGCGCAAGGCCGGCAGGCTGGCGGCTGAAGCGCTCGACCTGCTGGTCCCGATGGTGCAGCCAGGGGTTACCACGGAAGAACTTGATCGTGCGGCCCTGACGTTTGCCCGCGACAATGGCGCGACGCCCGCACCGCTGTACTATCGCGGCTTTCCCAAGTCTATCTGCACATCGATAAATCATGTGGTCTGCCATGGCATTCCGGGTCCGCGCGCGCTCAAGGAGGGTGAAGTCGTCAATATCGACATTACCCTGATCGTCGACGGCTGGCACGGCGATTCCAGCCGCATGTACCCTGTCGGAACCATCAATCGCCGGGCCGAACGGCTGATCGAAATCACCTATGAATGCCTGATGCGCGGACTGGCTGTGATCCGTCCGGGCGCCCATACCGGCGATATTGGCCAGGCCATTCAGACCTACGCGGAAGGCGAACGTTGTTCGGTGGTGCGCGATTTCTGCGGCCATGGCCTGGGCCGGCTGTTTCATGACATGCCGAACATTCTGCACTATGGCCGCAAGGGCGAAGGCATTGAATTGCGCGAAGGCATGTTCTTCACCGTCGAACCGATGATCAATCTGGGCCGCCCGCAGGTGAAGGTTCTGTCTGACGGATGGACCGCGGTTACCCGCGACCGGTCATTGTCGGCGCAATTTGAACACACCATCGGCATCACCGCCGACGGCTGCGAGATATTCACGCTGTCCCCGCAAGGCTATCACTGCCCGCCGCACAAGACCTGA
- the radC gene encoding RadC family protein has product MGFKDEQGFDFSTGSKSGAPGHLGHRERLRDRFSQGGADAMPDYELLELVLFRAVARQDTKPIAKALIAKFGTFGDVLAAPAARLKEVKGVGDKIAFELKLVQAAAVRMARNTVMSKPALTSWSALIEYCTAAMAYDDREQFRLLFLDRKNVLIADEMQQRGTVDHTPVYPREVIKRALELSASAIILVHNHPSGDPTPSQTDIDMTRQIVDAAAKLTITVHDHIIIGRSGHTSFKALKLI; this is encoded by the coding sequence ATGGGTTTCAAGGACGAACAGGGATTTGATTTTTCAACCGGCTCCAAGTCAGGCGCGCCGGGCCATCTCGGTCATCGCGAGCGCCTGCGTGACCGTTTCAGCCAGGGCGGCGCTGATGCCATGCCCGATTATGAGTTGCTGGAACTGGTATTGTTTCGCGCTGTTGCCCGGCAGGACACCAAACCGATAGCAAAGGCACTGATCGCAAAGTTCGGCACATTTGGCGATGTTCTTGCGGCACCCGCAGCCCGCCTGAAGGAAGTCAAAGGCGTTGGCGACAAGATCGCGTTCGAGTTGAAACTCGTTCAGGCTGCCGCTGTGCGCATGGCCCGCAACACGGTGATGTCAAAACCCGCGCTTACTTCGTGGTCGGCACTGATCGAATATTGCACCGCCGCCATGGCCTATGATGACCGAGAGCAGTTCCGCCTGCTGTTTCTGGACCGCAAGAACGTGCTGATTGCAGACGAAATGCAGCAGCGCGGCACTGTCGACCACACACCCGTGTATCCGCGTGAAGTGATCAAGCGGGCCCTGGAACTGTCGGCCTCGGCCATCATCCTGGTTCACAACCATCCATCCGGCGACCCGACGCCGTCACAGACCGACATCGACATGACCCGGCAGATCGTGGATGCAGCGGCAAAGCTGACGATTACCGTTCACGATCACATCATCATCGGCCGCTCGGGCCATACCAGTTTCAAGGCATTGAAGTTGATCTAG
- a CDS encoding glutathione S-transferase N-terminal domain-containing protein codes for MYKLIGSPKSRAFRVMWMLEELDEEYEHDNASPRSPEALAVNPSAKVPAFMDGEELIIDSVAICQYLADKHGKFTHKAGTVERAKQDSFTHLALDELDGALWWAAKNSFVLPEDLRSDKAAAACEYDYKRGLAHLQARLGDNRFVTGDEFTVPDLIIAHCMGWGVNVMKWIPPKGPLRDYLARVRERPAFETAWAKREAAPNMF; via the coding sequence ATGTACAAGCTGATCGGATCGCCAAAATCCCGTGCCTTCAGGGTGATGTGGATGCTGGAAGAGCTGGATGAAGAGTATGAGCACGACAATGCGTCGCCACGGTCACCGGAGGCGCTGGCGGTAAATCCGTCGGCCAAAGTGCCGGCGTTCATGGATGGCGAGGAACTCATTATAGACAGCGTTGCAATCTGCCAGTACCTGGCCGACAAGCATGGCAAATTCACCCACAAGGCAGGAACGGTCGAGCGCGCCAAGCAGGACAGCTTCACCCACCTGGCGCTGGATGAACTGGACGGGGCCTTGTGGTGGGCGGCCAAGAACAGTTTCGTGCTGCCGGAAGACCTGCGCAGTGACAAGGCCGCTGCCGCCTGCGAATACGACTACAAGCGCGGGCTTGCCCATCTGCAAGCCCGGCTGGGCGACAACCGGTTCGTGACCGGCGACGAGTTCACGGTGCCCGACCTGATTATCGCTCACTGTATGGGCTGGGGTGTCAATGTGATGAAGTGGATACCGCCGAAAGGCCCGTTGCGGGACTATCTGGCCCGGGTGCGGGAGCGGCCTGCCTTCGAGACCGCCTGGGCCAAACGCGAAGCTGCCCCGAACATGTTCTAG
- a CDS encoding nucleotidyltransferase family protein, translating to MSGLAGIVLAAGISSRFGADNKLLADYGGQAMVRGVVEAALAADLEPVIVVTGHEADDVRQALSGLDVDFAHNADFATGQAGSLKTGIAAVPQACTGAMILLADMPAVNVAIINRLVGEFADEACIVVPRHEGKRGNPVILGRGTFAGLEKTSGDRGARNLLAGDNVRMIDIDTDAVLRDFDTPESLQDH from the coding sequence ATGAGCGGGCTGGCGGGCATTGTGCTGGCAGCCGGGATATCGTCACGCTTTGGCGCGGACAACAAACTGTTGGCCGACTACGGTGGGCAGGCAATGGTGCGAGGCGTTGTGGAAGCGGCACTGGCCGCCGACCTGGAACCGGTTATCGTCGTCACCGGCCACGAAGCTGATGACGTGCGGCAGGCGCTCAGCGGGCTTGATGTCGATTTCGCTCACAATGCAGACTTTGCGACCGGGCAGGCCGGTTCGCTCAAGACCGGCATTGCAGCCGTGCCGCAAGCCTGTACAGGCGCGATGATCCTGCTGGCAGACATGCCTGCCGTGAATGTGGCAATCATAAACCGGCTTGTGGGCGAGTTTGCTGACGAGGCCTGCATTGTCGTTCCCCGGCACGAAGGCAAGCGGGGCAACCCGGTTATTTTGGGCAGAGGGACATTTGCCGGGCTTGAGAAAACTTCTGGCGACAGGGGCGCTCGCAACCTGTTGGCCGGTGATAACGTGCGTATGATTGATATAGACACTGACGCGGTGTTACGGGATTTCGATACGCCTGAAAGCCTGCAGGATCACTGA
- a CDS encoding molybdopterin-binding protein, protein MTFGEIDVVKAQGAILAHSVRTAGISFKKGRVLSEADVAELVKANVAKVYAARVEAGDVHEDAAAARLADVVCGDGVTRQPATTGRANIYSADDGIVLVDAGLVRALNRLHEAVTLATLIPFQAVKAGQMVATVKIIPFSAPENIVDEAVELAASGALLSVVPFIPHKAGLVLTRTSGMKESLLEKSATVIRDRLERHGSTLGDVVEVAHTIDGVAAGIRQLKATGHNPVLVFGASAIVDRGDVVPAGLEAAGGQIVHLGMPVDPGNLLLLGTLSGEAVIGVPSCARSPKLNGFDWVLGRVLAGIDVRPQDIMDMGAGGLLMEIETRPSPREAGR, encoded by the coding sequence ATGACATTCGGCGAGATTGATGTAGTCAAGGCCCAGGGAGCCATTCTTGCCCATTCAGTGCGTACCGCTGGCATCAGCTTCAAGAAGGGCAGGGTTCTGTCCGAGGCAGATGTTGCGGAGTTGGTGAAGGCCAACGTTGCAAAAGTGTATGCCGCCCGTGTCGAGGCAGGTGATGTGCATGAAGATGCAGCCGCCGCACGCCTGGCGGATGTGGTGTGTGGCGACGGTGTTACCCGGCAACCAGCCACAACAGGCCGCGCCAACATTTATTCTGCCGATGATGGTATTGTGCTGGTGGATGCCGGTCTTGTGCGGGCACTCAACCGGCTGCACGAGGCGGTCACTTTGGCGACGTTGATACCGTTTCAGGCGGTCAAGGCAGGTCAGATGGTGGCTACAGTCAAGATTATTCCGTTTTCAGCACCTGAAAATATTGTCGATGAGGCTGTGGAACTGGCCGCATCCGGTGCACTTTTGTCGGTTGTGCCGTTCATACCTCACAAGGCCGGACTGGTCCTGACCCGCACCTCGGGCATGAAAGAGTCCCTGTTGGAAAAGTCGGCGACGGTCATTCGCGACCGGCTTGAACGCCATGGCAGCACGCTGGGTGATGTCGTTGAAGTTGCACACACAATCGACGGTGTAGCCGCTGGTATCAGGCAGTTGAAGGCAACGGGGCACAATCCGGTACTGGTTTTCGGCGCATCCGCCATTGTCGACCGCGGTGATGTGGTGCCGGCGGGCCTGGAGGCGGCGGGCGGACAGATCGTGCATCTGGGCATGCCGGTCGATCCGGGAAATCTGTTGTTGCTCGGCACGCTTTCAGGAGAGGCGGTAATCGGTGTGCCGTCGTGTGCCCGCTCGCCCAAGCTGAACGGATTTGACTGGGTGCTGGGACGGGTGCTGGCGGGCATTGACGTGCGCCCGCAGGACATCATGGACATGGGGGCAGGCGGGCTCTTGATGGAGATCGAAACAAGGCCGTCACCACGCGAGGCAGGGAGATGA
- a CDS encoding XdhC family protein encodes MDAAVLETLEKARADRLAVAVVTDIASGAQEVVAHRYAGEHELADGLENGFRFDKSGVVSTQSGEFFIHIHNPALRLVIIGAVHIAQAIVPMAKAAGYDITVIDPRGAFATEDRFPGITLHADWPDEVLPATGLDARTGFLALTHDPKVDDPALIAALQSECFYIGALGSRRTQASRAERMKQAGVEPSRICGPVGLDIGARGAPEIAISIMAEMTKALRLGLDR; translated from the coding sequence ATGGATGCTGCAGTTCTTGAAACACTGGAAAAGGCCCGCGCCGACCGGCTGGCCGTGGCGGTCGTGACCGATATTGCCTCAGGTGCGCAGGAGGTGGTGGCACACCGTTATGCCGGTGAACATGAACTCGCCGACGGGCTGGAAAACGGGTTCCGGTTTGACAAATCCGGAGTCGTTTCAACACAAAGCGGTGAGTTCTTCATCCACATTCACAACCCGGCCTTGCGGCTGGTGATTATCGGAGCTGTCCATATCGCTCAGGCGATTGTGCCGATGGCAAAAGCCGCCGGTTACGACATTACGGTTATTGACCCGCGCGGCGCGTTTGCCACTGAGGACAGGTTCCCCGGTATAACGCTTCATGCGGATTGGCCCGATGAAGTGTTGCCCGCCACAGGCCTTGATGCGCGAACCGGTTTTCTGGCGCTGACCCATGATCCCAAGGTGGATGATCCGGCGCTGATTGCTGCGCTTCAGAGCGAGTGTTTCTACATAGGTGCGCTGGGGTCCAGGCGAACCCAGGCCTCCCGGGCCGAGCGCATGAAACAGGCAGGCGTGGAACCGTCGCGTATCTGTGGACCGGTTGGCCTGGACATCGGCGCGCGTGGCGCGCCGGAAATTGCCATTTCGATCATGGCAGAGATGACGAAAGCGCTTCGACTGGGCCTGGACAGATGA
- a CDS encoding XdhC family protein: MSSNDANLLTTANTWVREGRKVALATVIETWGSAPQPVGSQLVIDAEGNFEGSVSGGCVEGAVVTEAQDAIETGQGKVLAFGVADETAWEVGLACGGKIRVYVEPVTGA, encoded by the coding sequence ATGAGCAGTAATGATGCAAACCTTCTGACAACGGCAAACACCTGGGTGCGCGAAGGCCGCAAGGTGGCGCTGGCGACGGTGATTGAAACCTGGGGATCGGCGCCGCAGCCGGTGGGCTCGCAACTGGTCATTGATGCTGAGGGGAATTTTGAAGGCTCGGTATCGGGCGGATGTGTCGAAGGAGCCGTGGTAACCGAGGCACAGGATGCCATCGAGACGGGCCAGGGCAAGGTTCTGGCGTTCGGCGTGGCGGATGAAACTGCCTGGGAAGTCGGCCTGGCGTGTGGCGGCAAGATCCGGGTCTATGTCGAACCCGTGACCGGAGCCTGA
- a CDS encoding VWA domain-containing protein — MLPTPANSNKPAPTGHLPDNIMHFARVLRETGLPVGPGAVLDALDAVGGGGMASKTDFYWIMHSVFVKRHEHTTLFDHAFEVFWRKPQMVEQLMQMLFQQVRVETTPAKKKAGQKRLAEAMFNQDDAQSERQRPSDEVELEGEFTSSAREVIRNKDFEQMSADEERIARAAIARMRMNRLQVKMRRFKPSPQGVVDMRATMRRSLRAGGNMTLLAHKARQTREPPLVVLLDISGSMANYSRIFLHFLHALSNDRSRVQVFVFGTRLTNITRELKRRDVDEAMELVGSSVDDWSGGTRIGHTLREFNRKWSRRVLAQGAHVLMMTDGLDRDDVDMLEAEMARLARSARRIVWLNPLLRYGGFEARASGIRAIMPHVDEFRPCHSLNTLADLAEVLSGSRNETHDPQRWLKSGDPRETEEVRP, encoded by the coding sequence ATGCTGCCGACACCTGCAAACTCCAACAAGCCTGCGCCGACCGGCCACTTACCGGACAACATCATGCATTTTGCCCGAGTGTTGCGTGAAACCGGTCTGCCGGTGGGGCCGGGCGCGGTGCTGGACGCACTTGATGCGGTGGGCGGCGGCGGCATGGCGAGCAAGACCGATTTCTACTGGATCATGCATTCCGTATTTGTGAAGCGGCATGAACACACCACGCTGTTTGACCATGCCTTCGAGGTGTTCTGGCGCAAGCCGCAAATGGTCGAACAACTGATGCAGATGCTGTTTCAGCAGGTGCGGGTGGAAACGACGCCGGCAAAAAAGAAGGCCGGTCAGAAACGCCTTGCGGAAGCCATGTTCAACCAGGACGACGCCCAGTCCGAGCGTCAACGCCCGTCCGATGAAGTTGAGCTTGAAGGTGAGTTTACGTCGTCGGCCCGCGAGGTGATACGCAACAAGGACTTCGAGCAGATGAGCGCCGACGAAGAGCGCATTGCGCGCGCCGCCATCGCCCGCATGCGGATGAACCGGTTGCAAGTGAAAATGCGGCGCTTCAAGCCGTCCCCGCAAGGCGTCGTTGACATGCGTGCCACCATGCGCCGCTCACTTCGGGCAGGGGGGAACATGACATTGCTTGCGCACAAGGCGCGGCAAACCCGCGAACCGCCGCTGGTCGTATTGCTGGATATCTCGGGATCGATGGCGAACTACTCACGGATTTTCCTGCACTTCCTGCATGCGCTGAGCAATGACCGCTCGCGGGTTCAGGTGTTCGTGTTCGGGACCCGGTTGACCAACATAACCCGTGAACTGAAACGCCGTGACGTGGACGAGGCGATGGAGCTTGTCGGCTCCAGTGTGGACGACTGGTCCGGCGGGACGCGCATTGGCCATACCTTGCGTGAGTTCAACCGGAAATGGTCGCGCCGTGTCCTGGCGCAAGGCGCACACGTGCTGATGATGACGGATGGGCTGGACCGCGATGATGTTGACATGCTTGAGGCGGAGATGGCGCGGCTGGCGCGCTCGGCCAGGCGAATTGTCTGGCTTAACCCGCTCTTGCGCTATGGTGGCTTTGAAGCGCGGGCCAGTGGCATCCGGGCGATCATGCCGCATGTCGACGAATTCCGCCCCTGTCATTCACTGAATACACTTGCTGATCTGGCCGAAGTTCTGTCAGGCTCGCGAAATGAAACGCACGATCCGCAACGCTGGCTGAAATCGGGTGATCCGCGGGAAACGGAAGAGGTAAGACCATGA
- a CDS encoding AAA family ATPase: MPNSLPASIDATQELLSGDGYLADRPLSTVVYLALKMGRPLFLEGEAGVGKTEIAKVLGTVLGRDLIRLQCYEGLDLAAAVYEWNYSAQMIEIRMAEAEGVDDRDRLQSDIFSDRFLIKRPLLQALEPHTSGPPVLLIDELDRTDEAFEAFLLEVLSDYQITIPEIGTLKAAEAPIVIITSNRTREVHDALKRRCLYHWVGYPSAERELAIIKARKPGVGDALAQEVVGFIQALRGQDLFKSPGVAETLDWVAALNELNAIALDPATVNDTLGVLLKYQDDIARMEGSEAKRLVDQIQSDIRLRAAE, translated from the coding sequence ATGCCGAATTCACTGCCCGCTTCCATTGATGCGACCCAGGAACTGCTGTCCGGTGATGGCTATCTGGCCGACCGGCCGCTGTCGACGGTGGTTTACCTTGCATTGAAGATGGGCAGGCCGCTGTTCCTGGAAGGCGAGGCCGGTGTCGGCAAGACGGAGATTGCCAAGGTGCTGGGCACCGTGCTTGGCCGCGACCTGATCCGGCTGCAGTGCTATGAAGGTCTTGACCTGGCTGCGGCGGTCTATGAGTGGAACTACTCGGCGCAGATGATCGAGATTCGCATGGCGGAAGCAGAAGGCGTCGATGACCGTGACCGTTTGCAGTCGGATATTTTTTCCGACCGTTTCCTGATCAAGCGGCCCCTGCTGCAGGCACTGGAGCCCCATACGAGTGGCCCGCCCGTCCTGTTGATCGATGAACTTGACCGGACCGATGAAGCATTCGAAGCGTTCCTGCTGGAGGTGCTGTCGGACTATCAGATCACCATTCCCGAAATAGGTACGTTGAAGGCTGCCGAAGCGCCAATCGTCATCATCACCTCCAACCGGACGCGAGAGGTACATGATGCGCTCAAGCGGCGGTGTCTGTATCACTGGGTCGGGTATCCGTCAGCCGAGCGGGAGCTTGCCATCATCAAGGCGCGCAAGCCCGGCGTGGGCGATGCTCTGGCACAGGAGGTTGTCGGCTTCATCCAGGCATTGCGCGGACAGGATCTGTTCAAGTCACCCGGCGTTGCCGAAACACTGGACTGGGTTGCAGCGCTCAATGAACTCAACGCGATTGCGCTTGATCCCGCGACGGTCAACGACACGCTTGGCGTGTTGCTGAAATACCAGGATGACATTGCCCGCATGGAAGGCTCCGAAGCCAAGCGGCTGGTCGACCAGATCCAGTCTGACATCCGCCTGCGCGCGGCGGAGTAG
- a CDS encoding FAD binding domain-containing protein, with translation MYEFEYHRPKKLADAVKLIKSKKEGKLMAGGMTLIPTMKQRLAAPTDVIDLSGLGNSGVSVTKTKVTIKAGTTHAEVASSSDLKKAVPALAALAGMIGDPHVRHKGTIGGSVANADPAADYPAALLALNARVVTDSRTIDADKFFRSLFETALRTNEIIKQVEFDIPAKSAYSKFPNPASRYAMVGVFVADFGKKGVRVGVTGAKGSAYREKAMEKALTADFSADAIAKVKIKADDMNADIHASAEYRAHLVGVMAKRAIAAAK, from the coding sequence ATGTATGAATTTGAGTATCACCGTCCCAAGAAACTGGCGGACGCAGTCAAGCTGATCAAGTCGAAGAAGGAAGGCAAACTGATGGCGGGCGGCATGACGCTGATCCCGACCATGAAACAGCGCCTTGCAGCGCCGACAGACGTGATCGACCTCTCGGGCCTTGGCAATTCAGGCGTGAGCGTCACCAAGACCAAGGTGACGATCAAGGCAGGGACGACCCATGCGGAAGTTGCTTCCAGTTCGGACCTGAAGAAGGCTGTGCCGGCACTGGCCGCGCTGGCCGGCATGATCGGGGACCCGCACGTGCGCCACAAGGGCACCATCGGCGGCTCGGTCGCCAATGCCGACCCGGCAGCGGATTATCCGGCAGCCCTTCTGGCGCTCAATGCCAGGGTGGTGACGGACAGCCGCACGATCGATGCCGACAAGTTCTTCAGGAGCCTGTTTGAAACGGCGCTCAGGACAAACGAGATCATCAAGCAGGTCGAGTTTGATATTCCGGCGAAGTCTGCCTACTCGAAATTTCCCAACCCGGCATCGCGGTATGCCATGGTTGGCGTGTTCGTGGCTGATTTCGGCAAGAAGGGTGTTCGTGTCGGGGTGACCGGCGCCAAGGGTTCCGCCTACCGCGAGAAGGCAATGGAAAAGGCACTCACGGCAGACTTCTCCGCCGACGCAATCGCCAAGGTGAAAATCAAGGCTGACGACATGAATGCGGACATTCATGCTTCTGCCGAGTACCGGGCCCACCTGGTGGGTGTGATGGCCAAGCGGGCGATTGCTGCTGCCAAGTAA